The proteins below come from a single Alphaproteobacteria bacterium genomic window:
- a CDS encoding superoxide dismutase [Fe] (SodB; iron binding; present under aerobic and anaerobic conditions; destroys free radicals), translated as MSFQLPALPYSLNALEPYVSENTLNFHHGKHHFTYVNKLNELIKGTSFEGMSLETVIKETCGQADLVGIFNNAAQTWNHTFLWKSMKPKGGGVPTGEVLEKIEDSFESYEDFKSEFIQAGMSQFGSGWVWLVKNDENQLKIVKTSNAETPLSSANHTPLMTCDVWEHAYYLDYQNRRTDYLNTFLNHLVNWDFVAENLNT; from the coding sequence GTGAGCTTTCAACTACCCGCTCTTCCTTATTCTCTAAACGCTTTAGAGCCTTATGTATCTGAAAACACGTTAAATTTCCACCATGGAAAGCACCACTTTACTTATGTAAACAAGCTTAATGAATTGATTAAGGGCACAAGTTTTGAGGGGATGTCTCTGGAAACAGTTATAAAAGAGACATGCGGCCAAGCTGATCTTGTCGGCATTTTTAACAATGCTGCGCAGACGTGGAACCATACATTTTTGTGGAAATCAATGAAGCCCAAGGGTGGCGGCGTTCCAACAGGAGAGGTGCTTGAAAAAATAGAAGACTCTTTTGAATCCTATGAGGATTTCAAGAGTGAATTTATCCAAGCCGGCATGTCTCAATTTGGCAGTGGTTGGGTATGGCTTGTTAAAAATGATGAGAACCAGCTTAAAATTGTTAAAACAAGCAATGCAGAAACGCCTCTTAGCTCTGCGAACCATACACCTCTTATGACCTGTGATGTGTGGGAACATGCCTACTACCTCGATTATCAAAACCGCCGCACTGATTACCTGAACACGTTTTTGAATCATCTGGTTAACTGGGACTTTGTTGCAGAAAATTTGAACACTTAA